A genome region from Oryzias latipes chromosome 2, ASM223467v1 includes the following:
- the gk gene encoding glycerol kinase isoform X2 translates to MAASSHRITFGPLVAAIDQGTSSTRFLVFNSKTAELLSHHQVEIKQSFPKEGWVEEDPKEILQSVYECMERTCEKLTQLNIDISNIKAIGVTNQRETTLVWDKETGEPLYNAIVWLDLRTQSTVESLINKTPGRNKNHLKHKTGLPISTYFSAVKLRWLMDNVDEVHQAVVSHRAMFGTVDSWLIWCLTGGKSGGVHCTDVTNASRTMLFNIHTMNWDPELCKYFGIPMEILPSVRSSSEIYGLMKSGALSGIPISGCLGDQSAALVGQMCFQDGQAKNTYGTGCFLLRNTGAKPVMSDHGLLTTVAYKLGRDKPACYALEGSVAIAGAVVRWLKDNLGIIGSSEELEKLAASVGTSYGCYFVPAFSGLYAPYWEPSARGIICGLTQFTNRSHLAFAALEAVCFQTREILDAMNQDSGIPLTQLQVDGGMTSNRLLMQLQADILCIPVVKPSMPETTALGAAMAAGAAEGVSVWSLNPEDLSEVTSEKFEPQINPEESEFRYARWKKAVEKSKNWETTQPVANGNGEISIFSSVPLGFYIMGSMLMLIGAKYIAGDN, encoded by the exons ATGGCTGCGTCTTCCCATCGGATAACGTTTGGCCCGCTGGTCGCTGCTATCGACCAGGGAACCAGCTCCACACGGTTTTTG gtGTTTAACTCCAAAACGGCCGAGCTTCTCAGCCACCATCAGGTGGAAATCAAGCAGAGCTTCCCCAAAGAAGG ATGGGTGGAGGAGGATCCTAAGGAAATCCTTCAGTCCGTGTACGAGTGCATGGAGCGAACGTGCGAGAAGCTGACGCAGCTCAACATCGACATCTCAAACATCAAAG CTATCGGAGTGACCAACCAAAGAGAGACCACTCTTGTTTGGGACAAAGAGACAGGAGAGCCTCTCTACAACGCAATTG TTTGGCTCGACCTGCGGACTCAATCGACGGTTGAGTCTCTCATCAATAAGACGCCAGGAAGGAATAAGAACCACCTGAAG CATAAAACCGGACTCCCGATCAGCACGTACTTCAGCGCCGTGAAACTCCGCTGGCTGATGGACAACGTGGACGAGGTCCACCAAGCCGTGGTGTCGCACCGCGCCATGTTCGGCACCGTGGACTCCTGGCTCATATGG TGCTTGACTGGCGGTAAGTCTGGAGGAGTTCACTGCACCGATGTGACCAACGCCAGCAGAACCATGCTGTTCAACATTCACACAATGAACTGGGACCCAGAACTGTGCAA ATATTTCGGTATTCCAATGGAGATCTTACCCAGTGTGAGAAGTTCCTCAGAAATATACGGCCTCATG AAATCCGGTGCTCTGTCAGGAATCCCCATCTCAGGG TGTCTCGGGGATCAGTCGGCAGCTCTTGTCGGGCAGATGTGTTTCCAGGACGGACAAGCTAAGAACAC GTATGGCACGGGCTGTTTTCTTTTGCGAAATACTGGGGCAAAA CCAGTGATGTCTGACCATGGTCTACTGACCACTGTGGCCTACAAGCTTGGCAGGGACAAGCCGGCCTGTTATGCCTTGGAG GGCTCGGTGGCCATCGCCGGAGCCGTGGTCCGCTGGCTGAAGGATAACCTTGGCATCATTGGATCATCTGAAGAGCTCG AAAAATTGGCGGCATCCGTCGGGACGTCCTACGGTTGTTACTTTGTTCCCGCGTTCTCCGGGCTTTACGCTCCTTACTGGGAGCCGAGCGCTAGAGG AATCATCTGTGGGTTAACACAGTTCACAAACCGGAGCCACCTGGCGTTCGCCGCGTTGGAAGCGGTTTGTTTCCAGACACGAGAG ATTCTTGACGCCATGAATCAGGACAGCGGCATTCCTCTGACTCAGCTGCAGGTGGATGGAGGAATGACCTCCAACAGGTTGCTGATGCAGCTGCAGGCTGACATTCTCTGCATTCCTGTCG TGAAGCCGTCCATGCCTGAGACCACAGCGCTCGGCGCTGCCATGGCTGCCGGCGCTGCGGAGGGCGTGAGCGTGTGGAGCCTGAACCCAGAGGACCTGAGCGAAGTCACGTCAGAGAAGTTTGAGCCTCAGATCAACCCAGAAG AAAGCGAGTTTCGCTACGCGCGGTGGAAGAAGGCGGTGGAGAAATCAAAGAACTGGGAGACAACGCAGCCAGTAGCTAACGGAAATG GCGAAATCAGTATCTTCAGCAGTGTCCCTCTGGGCTTTTACATCATGGGCAGCATGCTGATGTTAATTGGTGCTAAATACATTGCAG GTGACAACTAA
- the gk gene encoding glycerol kinase isoform X3, with product MAASSHRITFGPLVAAIDQGTSSTRFLVFNSKTAELLSHHQVEIKQSFPKEGWVEEDPKEILQSVYECMERTCEKLTQLNIDISNIKAIGVTNQRETTLVWDKETGEPLYNAIVWLDLRTQSTVESLINKTPGRNKNHLKHKTGLPISTYFSAVKLRWLMDNVDEVHQAVVSHRAMFGTVDSWLIWCLTGGKSGGVHCTDVTNASRTMLFNIHTMNWDPELCKYFGIPMEILPSVRSSSEIYGLMKISASRKSGALSGIPISGCLGDQSAALVGQMCFQDGQAKNTYGTGCFLLRNTGAKPVMSDHGLLTTVAYKLGRDKPACYALEGSVAIAGAVVRWLKDNLGIIGSSEELEKLAASVGTSYGCYFVPAFSGLYAPYWEPSARGIICGLTQFTNRSHLAFAALEAVCFQTREILDAMNQDSGIPLTQLQVDGGMTSNRLLMQLQADILCIPVVKPSMPETTALGAAMAAGAAEGVSVWSLNPEDLSEVTSEKFEPQINPEESEFRYARWKKAVEKSKNWETTQPVANGNGDN from the exons ATGGCTGCGTCTTCCCATCGGATAACGTTTGGCCCGCTGGTCGCTGCTATCGACCAGGGAACCAGCTCCACACGGTTTTTG gtGTTTAACTCCAAAACGGCCGAGCTTCTCAGCCACCATCAGGTGGAAATCAAGCAGAGCTTCCCCAAAGAAGG ATGGGTGGAGGAGGATCCTAAGGAAATCCTTCAGTCCGTGTACGAGTGCATGGAGCGAACGTGCGAGAAGCTGACGCAGCTCAACATCGACATCTCAAACATCAAAG CTATCGGAGTGACCAACCAAAGAGAGACCACTCTTGTTTGGGACAAAGAGACAGGAGAGCCTCTCTACAACGCAATTG TTTGGCTCGACCTGCGGACTCAATCGACGGTTGAGTCTCTCATCAATAAGACGCCAGGAAGGAATAAGAACCACCTGAAG CATAAAACCGGACTCCCGATCAGCACGTACTTCAGCGCCGTGAAACTCCGCTGGCTGATGGACAACGTGGACGAGGTCCACCAAGCCGTGGTGTCGCACCGCGCCATGTTCGGCACCGTGGACTCCTGGCTCATATGG TGCTTGACTGGCGGTAAGTCTGGAGGAGTTCACTGCACCGATGTGACCAACGCCAGCAGAACCATGCTGTTCAACATTCACACAATGAACTGGGACCCAGAACTGTGCAA ATATTTCGGTATTCCAATGGAGATCTTACCCAGTGTGAGAAGTTCCTCAGAAATATACGGCCTCATG AAAATAAGTGCTAGCCGG AAATCCGGTGCTCTGTCAGGAATCCCCATCTCAGGG TGTCTCGGGGATCAGTCGGCAGCTCTTGTCGGGCAGATGTGTTTCCAGGACGGACAAGCTAAGAACAC GTATGGCACGGGCTGTTTTCTTTTGCGAAATACTGGGGCAAAA CCAGTGATGTCTGACCATGGTCTACTGACCACTGTGGCCTACAAGCTTGGCAGGGACAAGCCGGCCTGTTATGCCTTGGAG GGCTCGGTGGCCATCGCCGGAGCCGTGGTCCGCTGGCTGAAGGATAACCTTGGCATCATTGGATCATCTGAAGAGCTCG AAAAATTGGCGGCATCCGTCGGGACGTCCTACGGTTGTTACTTTGTTCCCGCGTTCTCCGGGCTTTACGCTCCTTACTGGGAGCCGAGCGCTAGAGG AATCATCTGTGGGTTAACACAGTTCACAAACCGGAGCCACCTGGCGTTCGCCGCGTTGGAAGCGGTTTGTTTCCAGACACGAGAG ATTCTTGACGCCATGAATCAGGACAGCGGCATTCCTCTGACTCAGCTGCAGGTGGATGGAGGAATGACCTCCAACAGGTTGCTGATGCAGCTGCAGGCTGACATTCTCTGCATTCCTGTCG TGAAGCCGTCCATGCCTGAGACCACAGCGCTCGGCGCTGCCATGGCTGCCGGCGCTGCGGAGGGCGTGAGCGTGTGGAGCCTGAACCCAGAGGACCTGAGCGAAGTCACGTCAGAGAAGTTTGAGCCTCAGATCAACCCAGAAG AAAGCGAGTTTCGCTACGCGCGGTGGAAGAAGGCGGTGGAGAAATCAAAGAACTGGGAGACAACGCAGCCAGTAGCTAACGGAAATG GTGACAACTAA
- the gk gene encoding glycerol kinase isoform X1 has product MAASSHRITFGPLVAAIDQGTSSTRFLVFNSKTAELLSHHQVEIKQSFPKEGWVEEDPKEILQSVYECMERTCEKLTQLNIDISNIKAIGVTNQRETTLVWDKETGEPLYNAIVWLDLRTQSTVESLINKTPGRNKNHLKHKTGLPISTYFSAVKLRWLMDNVDEVHQAVVSHRAMFGTVDSWLIWCLTGGKSGGVHCTDVTNASRTMLFNIHTMNWDPELCKYFGIPMEILPSVRSSSEIYGLMKISASRKSGALSGIPISGCLGDQSAALVGQMCFQDGQAKNTYGTGCFLLRNTGAKPVMSDHGLLTTVAYKLGRDKPACYALEGSVAIAGAVVRWLKDNLGIIGSSEELEKLAASVGTSYGCYFVPAFSGLYAPYWEPSARGIICGLTQFTNRSHLAFAALEAVCFQTREILDAMNQDSGIPLTQLQVDGGMTSNRLLMQLQADILCIPVVKPSMPETTALGAAMAAGAAEGVSVWSLNPEDLSEVTSEKFEPQINPEESEFRYARWKKAVEKSKNWETTQPVANGNGEISIFSSVPLGFYIMGSMLMLIGAKYIAGDN; this is encoded by the exons ATGGCTGCGTCTTCCCATCGGATAACGTTTGGCCCGCTGGTCGCTGCTATCGACCAGGGAACCAGCTCCACACGGTTTTTG gtGTTTAACTCCAAAACGGCCGAGCTTCTCAGCCACCATCAGGTGGAAATCAAGCAGAGCTTCCCCAAAGAAGG ATGGGTGGAGGAGGATCCTAAGGAAATCCTTCAGTCCGTGTACGAGTGCATGGAGCGAACGTGCGAGAAGCTGACGCAGCTCAACATCGACATCTCAAACATCAAAG CTATCGGAGTGACCAACCAAAGAGAGACCACTCTTGTTTGGGACAAAGAGACAGGAGAGCCTCTCTACAACGCAATTG TTTGGCTCGACCTGCGGACTCAATCGACGGTTGAGTCTCTCATCAATAAGACGCCAGGAAGGAATAAGAACCACCTGAAG CATAAAACCGGACTCCCGATCAGCACGTACTTCAGCGCCGTGAAACTCCGCTGGCTGATGGACAACGTGGACGAGGTCCACCAAGCCGTGGTGTCGCACCGCGCCATGTTCGGCACCGTGGACTCCTGGCTCATATGG TGCTTGACTGGCGGTAAGTCTGGAGGAGTTCACTGCACCGATGTGACCAACGCCAGCAGAACCATGCTGTTCAACATTCACACAATGAACTGGGACCCAGAACTGTGCAA ATATTTCGGTATTCCAATGGAGATCTTACCCAGTGTGAGAAGTTCCTCAGAAATATACGGCCTCATG AAAATAAGTGCTAGCCGG AAATCCGGTGCTCTGTCAGGAATCCCCATCTCAGGG TGTCTCGGGGATCAGTCGGCAGCTCTTGTCGGGCAGATGTGTTTCCAGGACGGACAAGCTAAGAACAC GTATGGCACGGGCTGTTTTCTTTTGCGAAATACTGGGGCAAAA CCAGTGATGTCTGACCATGGTCTACTGACCACTGTGGCCTACAAGCTTGGCAGGGACAAGCCGGCCTGTTATGCCTTGGAG GGCTCGGTGGCCATCGCCGGAGCCGTGGTCCGCTGGCTGAAGGATAACCTTGGCATCATTGGATCATCTGAAGAGCTCG AAAAATTGGCGGCATCCGTCGGGACGTCCTACGGTTGTTACTTTGTTCCCGCGTTCTCCGGGCTTTACGCTCCTTACTGGGAGCCGAGCGCTAGAGG AATCATCTGTGGGTTAACACAGTTCACAAACCGGAGCCACCTGGCGTTCGCCGCGTTGGAAGCGGTTTGTTTCCAGACACGAGAG ATTCTTGACGCCATGAATCAGGACAGCGGCATTCCTCTGACTCAGCTGCAGGTGGATGGAGGAATGACCTCCAACAGGTTGCTGATGCAGCTGCAGGCTGACATTCTCTGCATTCCTGTCG TGAAGCCGTCCATGCCTGAGACCACAGCGCTCGGCGCTGCCATGGCTGCCGGCGCTGCGGAGGGCGTGAGCGTGTGGAGCCTGAACCCAGAGGACCTGAGCGAAGTCACGTCAGAGAAGTTTGAGCCTCAGATCAACCCAGAAG AAAGCGAGTTTCGCTACGCGCGGTGGAAGAAGGCGGTGGAGAAATCAAAGAACTGGGAGACAACGCAGCCAGTAGCTAACGGAAATG GCGAAATCAGTATCTTCAGCAGTGTCCCTCTGGGCTTTTACATCATGGGCAGCATGCTGATGTTAATTGGTGCTAAATACATTGCAG GTGACAACTAA
- the LOC105355746 gene encoding NF-kappa-B inhibitor zeta → MLDQIPNEFREFIPSFYHNNEDYFPISEPISPEPIQPLPKKFTVKEMLKIRRQQWSSEHSVAPQSENLEFFPNQASPQLTCPTPPATPNPAEHYPVTPPDTAYSPAPCAKVQMTLFHWQIQQEAKKVEGMTTEQVNMQDSDGDTFLHIAVAQGRRALAYVLAAKMAGFGSLDIKEHNGQTALQIAAVSNHHLILQDLLTHGAQISTMDLWGRSPLHVCAQKGHFLSLQSIYKTLRGIGQTFNVEIYNYDGLTPLHVAVLSHNAVVKEIRQLENPCSFMTSELAQRKHKYLECIKMLMLMGASYGTKELKSGQTCLHMACEEANVDLLQLFLNQPSSLSVVNAKTFSGNTALHIVSSLQNIKHQAEAAKLLMKRGADPGTRNFENDFPSQLVPGGPIGEKVRQILKGKYI, encoded by the exons ATGCTGGATCAGATCCCGAACGAGTTCCGAGAGTTTATCCCCAGCTTTTACCACAATAACGAAG ATTATTTTCCGATTAGCGAGCCCATATCACCAGAGCCCATCCAGCCCCTTCCAAAGAAGTTCACTGTTAAGGAAATGCTGAAGATCAGACGCCAG CAATGGAGCTCCGAGCACAGCGTCGCtccacaaagtgaaaatcttgaGTTTTTTCCCAACCAAGCAAGTCCTCAACTGACATGTCCTACGCCGCCGGCGACCCCCAATCCCGCCGAGCACTATCCCGTTACCCCTCCCGACACTGCCTACAGTCCAGCTCCATGTGCCAAGGTCCAGATGACTTTATTTCACTGGCAAATCCAACAGGAGGCTAAGAAGGTTGAAGGGATGACCACTGAGCAAGTCAACATGCAGGATTCAGACGGAGACAc ATTTCTTCATATCGCCGTGGCACAGGGCAGACGGGCTCTCGCATATGTGCTCGCGGCAAAAATGGCCGGATTTGGCTCTCTGGACATTAAAGAACACAATGGCCAA ACGGCTCTCCAAATAGCAGCTGTCAGCAACCACCACTTGATCCTGCAAGACCTCCTGACCCACGGAGCCCAGATCAGCACCATGGACCTGTGGGGGCGCTCTCCTCTGCACGTGTGCGCACAGAAGGGACACTTTCTCAGTCTTCAG agcATCTATAAGACCTTAAGAGGAATTGGCCAAACATTTAACGTGGAAATATACAATTATGATG gTCTGACCCCTCTGCATGTGGCTGTTCTGTCTCACAACGCTGTAGTTAAAGAGATAAGACAACTGGAAAACCCCTGCTCCTTCATGACATCGGAGCTGGCGCAGAGAAAACACAAGTACCTGGAGTGCATCAAGATGCTGATGCTCATGGGCGCCTCCTATGGGACAAAG GAACTGAAGAGTGGGCAGACTTGCCTACATATGGCGTGTGAGGAGGCAAATGTGGACCTTCTGCAGCTCTTCCTCAACCAGCCGTCATCACTGTCTGTTGTTAATGCTAag acATTCAGCGGAAACACGGCCCTCCACATCGTCAGCTCCCTGCAGAACATCAAACACCAGGCGGAAGCCGCCAAGCTGCTGATGAAGAGAGGCGCCGATCCGGGAACCCGGAACTTTGAGAACGACTTCCCGTCTCAGCTGGTGCCTGGCGGACCCATCGGTGAAAAG gtgcGGCAGATCCTGAAAGGAAAGTATATTTGA
- the jagn1 gene encoding protein jagunal homolog 1: MASRAGPRAEGTDGSDFQHRERVASHYQMSVSLKSEIRKLNIVHLLIWVLMAAQVIASQLSLVSHKVVASPYQWEYPYLLSIIPTAFSFLALPRNNISHLVISMISAGLFCVAPLIYGSMEMFPVAQQLFRHGKAYRFIFGFSAVSVMYLVIVIAVQVHAWQIYYSKKLLDQWFTTTQDKKKK; the protein is encoded by the exons ATGGCCTCTCGAGCAGGTCCAAGAGCGGAGGGTACAGATGGCAGTGACTTTCAGCACCGGGAGCGGGTCGCGTCTCATTACCAGATGAG CGTTTCCTTGAAGTCGGAAATCCGCAAGCTCAACATTGTCCATCTCCTGATCTGGGTTCTAATGGCCGCCCAG GTGATAGCTAGCCAGCTGAGCTTGGTGTCGCACAAAGTGGTGGCCTCTCCTTATCAATGGGAGTATCCCTACCTCCTCAGCATCATCCCCACAGCCTTCAGCTTTTTGGCGTTGCCCCGCAACAACATCAGCCACCTGGTCATCTCCATGATCAGCGCCGGGCTCTTTTGCGTCGCTCCCCTAATCTACGGCTCAATGGAGATGTTCCCCGTTGCCCAGCAGCTGTTCCGCCACGGCAAAGCGTACCGCTTCATCTTTGGCTTCTCGGCGGTTTCAGTCATGTACCTGGTGATCGTCATCGCCGTGCAGGTGCACGCCTGGCAGATCTACTACAGCAAGAAGCTGCTGGATCAGTGGTTCACCACCACGCAGGACAAGAAGAAGAAGTAG